The DNA region TCCCAGATGGCGCAGGCGAACATGCCGTTCAGCTTGTTGAACAGCCTGTCCTTCCACTGCTCCCAGCCATGGACCAGAACCTCGGTGTCCGAGTGGTCTGTCGCAAAGACATGCCCGGCAGCCTCGAGCTCTTTTCTCAGCTCGCGGTGATTGTAGATCTCTCCATTGAAGACCACCCATACGGTTGCATCCTCGTTGCACATCGGCTGGTTGCCGGTGGCCAGGTCGACGATCGCAAGCCTGCGGAAGCCCAATGCGACGTCTGGCGACAAATGGAAGCCGCTGTCATCGGGGCCGCGGTGTTCGATACTGGCCGCCATATTCCGAATCCGGGCGTTCGCGTCCGGACAGGCGCCAAAATGCAGAATGCCAGCAATGCCACACATTTTTTATCTACCTGGATCAAGGACGCGTGGCGACGGCACGAATTCGTGTGGCACGGCAAATGATCTCCGCATTCACAATATCACCAAGACTGACCCAAAACCTTCGCATAGACCCACAACTGCTCTCCAGCCTGACCACCAGTTCGAAACCTGCCTATCTCATCATGGCCCGTGCACAAGCTTCCCCGCACCGCGAGACTTCCCGATATGAATCCATCGATGCAATGCATTGCCCATTACGACCACGGCCCGCCAAAGTGCGACAGCGCCCGGCATTCAGGCAGAATGTGCAGTTCGGGACGGCGCATACAGGGGGACCGAACCGGGCCCGCGGTCAGTCAATCTACTCGTCAATCAAGATCTACGCCAAACCGTCGTCCGACGATCTCCGGTCGAGACATCGGATCGATGTCTGTCCCGTCGACCGTAGCATGCCTAATCCATACCGGAGCTGCTCCAGTTTGGACAATTACACCGGATGGAAGAACACGCAAAATGCGGCCGGGCACGCGAGGATGATCTCGGAACAAGAAGCGATCGTATCGCTGAACCCTGAGAACTTTCCACTTCTCGGAGCCAAGATACGTAAACGCGCCTGGATACGGCGGCACCTGCGCTCGGACGAAGTCGCAAATTTGGCGATCGGTCATCGCGAAGTCGATCAGTCCGTCTGCCTCCGTCCTCTTCGGGAAGTGAGACAAGAACCGGCGATCCTGGGAGAACCCAGCTTCCCCCGCCGACAGCTTTCGAATTGCCGCCAGAAACAAGTCGGCACCGACATCCATGACCTTTTCGTATAACGTCTTGACGTCGTCATGCTCTGTTATTTCGACGACCTGAGTAGCCATGATGTCTCCGTCGTCCGCATTTGCGGTCAAACGGAACACAAAGACTTCAATATCCGATTGTCCGTGTATGATGCTCCAGACTAGCGGCGCCCGCCCCAATCCGAGCGGAGGATGGCCGGCATGTATCCCCAGCGCTCCCAATCGAGCCAGCGAAAAGACTTCAGAGGGAATCAGTCGATTCCATCCGTTCACGATCAGAAGGTCAAAGTCTACCGCTTCTACGTCTGAAACTTCGATCTTGTATTCTCGGAGGCGAATGCAATTCAATCCGTGCGCTAGGCACCAAGGCGATACATCAACGTATCCAGACACTGCGTATTTTGTACCCAGCGCCGGCGGAATAGTTACAACCGCGGCGACGTCAATGCCGGCCTTGGTCAACTGCCCGAGACCATGCAGGCCGTTTTCGGCGCAGGTCACATAGAGAACCTTCGGGCTGTCGAGCGACATTTAGTTGCCCAATCCATGGAAGTAGGGTCCCTTCAGAAGTAGGTCTTTTTCGAACCACCAATCTGGATGGACCAATACCTGAAAGCGCGAGTGCTTGTTGAAGTGCACAGTCGGATCTCCTTCGCGCCAAAATCCATTCGAGTCCGATAGATATTTCATGTCTCCAAAGAAGCGCTTTTCAAGTGCATAATTCCGGAATCCCGCTTCCAGCGGATCGAAGCTATCGTGATAATTTCCGGTTTGGTGAACGACTTGGCTGATGTCCCGATGCTCGGACGCCGAGTGTATTTCAAGCCCCGTGATTGCCTCGAGCACGGCCTTCTCCTTGCGCAACAACGCAACTGGCGGCATGCCCAAGGCTCGTCCGATGGTCATAGCCTCAAAATGCAAGCCAATTTCATGTCCCATTGCTCGCAAAGCGTGGATGAGGCGATACACGTGCGGGGTGAAGCAATTGTACTCGTGTGCATGAACTCTAAAGAAGTAGGTTGCCGTAATCCCCAGATCCGACTCAATCAAAGCAAGCTGGCTTACTCCATTGAGAGTGTAGTCGACGTCATGCCTCAGAATGAGAGTACGCTCGTTGGCGGCATCATATTTCTCAAACGAAGTCACTCTGTAGTCATTATCGAGAGCTGCACGCAACAGGTGCCGATAGTACTCAAACGTGAACGGCTTTGGGTTGGAGGAGCTAGACATCGAGTTGAACTACCAACGGTTGGAGGGCTCTTCAGATCAACGATAAGGCATTTTCGGGATGCCCGTGCCGGTCGCCAGGTCGACGAGCGCAAGCCTGCGGAAGCCCAATGCGGCGTCTGGCGACAAATGGAAGCCGCCGTCATCGGGGCCGCGGTGTTCGATACTGGCCGCCACATTCCGAATCCGGGCGTTCGCGTCCGGACAGGCGCCAAAATGCAGAATGCCAGCAATGCCACACATCTGAATCTACTCGACCTCGGTGCCCGCCGGCGCCAGCACGAACTTACTGTCAGGGCTGCGATAGGCTTCGATCATCGCCCCGGCAATATGATCAGGATCATGCCATCGCTCGACATAGCGACGAGCCCGCTTCCCCAGCTCCGTCCACTCGGCGCGACGCTCGAGAATAGCCGCGAGATCTTCCGTGAGCCGCCCGGGATCGACGTTCAAGATCGCAAGATCATCCCGCATGGCCGGCGGGACGAACTGCAGGTCGCTTTCCCTGATGTAGCCTACCACCGGCTTTCCCATAGCCATCATCTCGACGGCAAAGCCGCCGTACCAACCCGCAAGCACCTGGTCAATGGCAAGATCGGCGGACCTGTAAATGGCCATCGCCTCTTCATGGGTTTTCTTTTCAACCAGGATCAGCTCGAAGTCGAACCGGGACTTCAGACGCTCCAACGCATCGAGTATCATCTGAGTGCCCTTGATACTCGGATCGCTCGGCGCGTGGACAATTCTCGGCCTGCCTTCAGCGCGAGGATACTCGGGCGAGAAATGACCGATCTCCACGTTGGCGTAAGGCAGGAACTGGCCTCCCGGAACGACGTGCCCCAGTTCCGGATTGAGATAGAACACGCGGTCAAACAGCGGAAGTACGCGATCGATCAGGCGGGACCGGCGCGCATCGAGCGACGTGACGCAAACTTCATAGGCGGAGCAACGCCCGCTGGCGCACATAGTCCACTCGTTTCGCCGATTGCCTTCGCCCGCAAGCCTTGCGTCACATCCCTGCAGGGTCATGAACCGCTTCTTGCCCAACCCCTTGGCCAGCTTGAGATCGATCGTCACGAGCCGATTCAACAGCGGTCCCATCCGGCCGACGCCCTCGAACGCGTAGCCTGGATACAGGAACGTTGTTCCAAAATAGTAGTGGAGCACGTCGTAGCGAAGCAGCGCCGACAACCCGAACAACGCGCTCCGCGCCACTTTCTGAAAGTCAGTTGCCGTGTCGTCATACAGAACCTTGTCGGCCGGGTACCGAAACCAGGTTCCGCTTCGAATGACCAGGTCGCTCCGGTTTCCGCGCCGGCGCTCGGCACGCGAGAGTGACCAGGGCTGATTACCGATATTGAAGGGGCCGTGAAGGATTTTCATCTTGCTGAGCGAATGTGACGATCTGTGCGCGTTGCTGTCATGCATCACGATGGCGGTTCAGGCCGGAACGGATTCGATCTGCCGTCGATACGCTGCCAACTGCAGCTCGACGATTCTCGCCGCAGAATGATACTTTTGGATCCAGGCTGCTCCGGCAGCGCCGAGTCCATGCCGGTCGTCCCGATCCGCGACGATCTTGCGCAGCGCCTCGGCGATCTCACTCTCGGTCGATGCCGACAAGGTGGGAGGCGCTTCGGAAAAGAATTCTTCGGCCATACCCGAATCCACATTGGTGATGACGCGCCTGCCAAGCGCGAGCGCCTCAAAGGTGATTCCACCGAATGATGGAAGAACGAACTGATCCAGCACAGCGTGGCTGCGGAGATATGTCCTCCACAACTCCGGTTTGCGCATCGGCGCAAGCCACTGCACCTTATCGTCGAGCCCCAGACTCCGTATGAGCTCCCGCGAGGCATCAAGGTCGCGTCCCCAGGCGATCATCGCAAGTCGCAGCGTCGGCGCCTGCTGCGCAACGCGCGCGAAGGCGCGGATCAACCGGTCATTCCCCTTTACCAGGCTGGGGTCCGCATCCCGCCAGTCCTGTCGGGTCGGATGAAAAACAACGACCTGGTCGTCGGGCGGCCTGATCGCGCTGTTTCTCGCCCAGAATTCAACGAGCTTCGTATCGTCGAACGCATGCGGAAGCGGCGTGATCCGATCCGGCGGCACGCCAAGCCGTCGTGCGGCAGGCACGCAATCGATGTTGGTGACGAAGACGTGGTCGGCCCCGAGGAACACGGTGGCGGTGAGCCGCCCGAGGCTGTCGTCCTGAAACGGGATTGCGCGCAACGTTCCATGCTCATATGCAAAATAGGGGCGCTGAGCGAGCAGCGGCCAGGCACCATCGGTGGCGTACGCCTGGATGACATCAAACCGATCCAGCAGGCCCGTAAGCGGCGCGAGCCGGGCCCGGTAGCTGCCAAAGTCCGGGGTGCTTGGCGGAGAACCCGGCGCACGCCCCTGCCGCCAGACATCAACAAGCCGCTGCTGCTCCGGGTCATCCTTTGCCAGAACGCGTCGCATGACGATGTCGCGCGCCATCGCGGGGGAGCGACGAATCCTCCGCCTTATTTTCTGGCCGAGACGGATCACGCGGGCAGACACTCTCTGCGAACATACGGACTGCCGGGCTCGATCCAGCGAGCGTCGGAATTCCTCGGCGAGGTCCGGCTGCCCGCCGACTTCAGCGGCGATCATCGAACAACACAAGTTCAGAGGTCCAGAGGCAAACCATCTCGGCCGCTGATAGCCTCCGAGATCGACCCCGGTCCAGTCCGGAAAGAATGGATCTCCGAGATCTCCCTCAAACGTCGCCTCCTCCCATTCCGGGGAAGCCATGATGTGATAGTTTTCGTAGGCGATGACATAAGCGTCGATGCCGTGCTGGCGCTGGATCCTGGCATTGTTGAATGCGTTGTTCGCGATGTTGCCGAGGTGCAGCACACGCAGCGCTCGCCCATGCTGTTCCTGGAAACGCCGATGCCAATCCAGGCCTTGCGGCTGCGGCGAACGCGCGATTACGCCTGGCGTGTCGACCGATGTCACCGCAGATACCCTTGCGACCCGATCATCGGGGTGACGTCCCGGCGAGCGCACTGAGACCTTCTGAAACAGGCTGCCTCGCAATCTGGAATGGATGCTGCCAATTCCCCACGAGGGGAATGGCGTTGCGCCGGGCTTCCTCCTGCTCCTGCTGGGACCGAATGCGATCGACGACACCAGGCGGAAAGCTTGCAGTGTCCCGATAGAGCTGTCCAAGCCGCGCAGCGATCGCCGATATGCCGTGCCATCGCTCGACATAGCGCCGGCCCTGCTCGCCGATCGTGCGAAGGCTATCCCGATTGCGGATCACCCACAGCAATGCCTGCTCAAGTTCATCCGGCGTTGCGTTGATGATCGGACATTCCTCCGGCGCTTCGACCAGATCCGGGCTTCTAACGTAGCTCAGGACCGGCTTGCCGAGCGCCATCGCCTCGAGCGCGGTGTAGCCGTAAGCACCGCCGATAAACTGATCCGCCACGATGTCGGATTGGGCGAAAAGCGCGAGGACCTCGCTGTTGGGAACGCCTTGTATCTTGCAATACTCGATGTCGTGTCCCTGCACCTTCAGCCTGTCTATCGTCCGCTCCAGGTATTTTGAGCCCTTGAAGTGCGTGTGATTAGGCGCGTGAGCGATGCGAAGGGGACCGGATGGCGGCGCATCCGGGAGAACTGCTTTGAACCGATCCAGATCCAACGGCCAGTAGTTGATATGTTTTGCCGCAGGCATGTAGGTGAGCATATCGCCGAGCGAGACCAGGGCCGTTACGGACTTGGTCAATTCGGAAACGTAGTGTTGAGCCTCTGCGTCGTGACACGCGCAATATTTGGGCGGTTCCGTGCAGTCGACGCAGAAATTCCATTTGCCGAGGGCCAGGGTCGCAAGCCTGGTACGAACATCGGCACCATACGCATAGATATAGACCCGCTTGCCGGCTCGCCGCAGAGCCGCAAGCTCCTCGGAATTGATCTGCAAGCGCTCCGTCGAATCAAGCAACCCGCGGTCGGCGAAGAAGTGAAACACATCATACCGAACCAGGGCCCATGCGAGCACCAAACGCTGGAACGCGAGGCCCAGGCCAAACCTGAGCGCCAGCATGTAAGGCCGTTGGAGATTCAGATCGAAGCGCGACGTTATGATATAGGTTACGTAGACAAGAGAGGTCGATCGAAAGCCAAGCTCCCGATCTGCCCTGGATTTAAGCTGCAGGGTCAGGATCGGCGTTACGCCCCATAAGCTCCTGGGCTGCCCGCGCCGCAACCGCACGGCTCCAAGTGCTGGAGCGACGCAAATCGCGAGTGTTAGAATGACAATCGAAAGTGCGGTAGCGACCAGACCCAGAAGCTTTTGCGGCAGCGCCTGCAACTTGTAGCGGACTATTGTCCCCCGCCCCGGCGATCTCGCAATCGACCAGGTCGTGAGCATCCACCTTCGAACGCTCCGCGGCAACACGAGCCGCGCGAGCGATCTCAGTCGATCTCTCATTGCGTGGATCCGCGTTGCGGCGGCTTTCTTGGAGAAAGGCTTTCGTAGAGCGAGACGACCTTCTGCCACTCCGACTTTGCATCCAACCTTGCGAGAGTCTTCCGCGTGCTGGCAGCGAAGGTCGCTCGGAGTTGCTTGTCCTGGACCAGGCGGTTGATCGATTCCGCGATGGAACGCGGATCGTAGGGATCGAACGTCAACCCGACCTCGTTCTCGACGACAAGGCGCTTCGCCTCGGGGTACTGCGCAACGAGGACGGGAAGATCGGCGGCCAAGTATTCAAATATCTTGTTGGGGAGCGCAAAGGTGAAGTTGCGGCACAAGGCCGGCAACGTCCAAATCCCGGCATCCGCTCCTCGGGCGGCCGCGACGACGTCCTTCGACGGCACCGGCGGAGCAAGCACAACCCTGTCCTCCACGCCCGTGCGTTGCGCCAATGCCAGATAGTCGGGCCCAAACAGATCCAGAGAAGGACCCCGAATGACGAAGATACAATCAGGCGCATAGGCAAGGGATTCAATAATCGGCTCGATCAGGCGCGTCGGGCCAGTCCCTCCCTGCCACAGCAGAACGAACGTCGAGTCCGGCAGCCCCAGTTGCTGCTTCAGCGGCGGATACTCGCGCGACGGCGTCACCGCGATATCGGGAATGTTGCGGACCACGACGGGACGGCTGCCGCCGAGCTCGGCCTCCATTGCATCCGCAATTGAGTCACAGACAGTGATCGTGGCGGACGCCTCGTTAAGACAACGAACTTCCAGCTCCTGAAGCGCCCGCTTCCACTCGGAAGGATACGGCGCCCAGGCGGACTGCTTCGTGTTCCAATGAACATTCTCAGAAAACCACTCGTGGAAGTCGACCACTAGGTGCGCGCCCCGGTACTTTGCCGCCGCCATCGCGGCATAGGCGGTGGAGAGATCATGCGCATGGTACGCAAATGGCTTCCTCTTCACCGCTTCCAGGTAAAGCTGTTCCGCAAGGTAACCAGGCTGCTCGCTCATGAACGTCGCTGCCGTCCAATCGGCGTGCTGAATATGAACGTGCGGTCCCCAATCAAGATTGAAGGTTGCCCCTGCACCCTTCGAGGGCTCGGGACAGATCACCGTCACGTCATATCCGGCGGCGCCGAGTGCACGCGCTTCTCTTTCAACCCTTGGGTCCACACGCAGATCGGAGACGACAAGCATCACCACTTCGCGACCAGAGGCAGATCTGCCAATCTGTCTATTTCGCGACTTGGCATCACCCGCAGCAGACATCTTCGGGATTCGAGCCTGCGCGAACTGCGCGCGACGGATCACAAGCTCTGAGACCAACGCATTCCACCGGCCGAAAAGGAAATAGAATACCGGCCGCAACGCGCGAAAAAGAGGAGGATACTGCTTGATGAAAGATGAGATCTGCTTAAGCATCATTCTATGGCAACTCTACGAAATCTGCATCGGTGCTGCGGGAAACGCCATCACCACTGACCCACCAGCAAATTGCTATACGCCTTGCACTGGAGAGCAACAATTCTTTCCGCGGAATGGAACGTCGACATCCATTGAGTAGCAGCCCGGCCTCGGCCTTGGGTATCAAGAGGATCCTGGATGACTTCCCGCATTCGCGCCGCGCATTCAGCGACGTTACCGGCCGCGAGCAACGGCGGCTCTTGACCAAAAAACAGGGCCGTCTGTTGCCGGTCGATGATGGAAATCAGCCGAACACCCAACGCCATCGTCTCGAACCCAACGCCGCCGAGAGCTGGAATAACGAACTGGTCAACGACTGCATGCGACACACAGTAGCGCTGCCACAGTTCCCGCTTGGACATGGTCGGGACCCATTCAACCAGCTTCGACAGACCCAGTTCCTCGATCAACTCCTTGCTATCCGCGACCTCCTGGCCCCATTCGACGAATACGAGCTTAAAGTCGGTCCGTTCTCGTGCAATCTCCGCAGCTGCGCGAATGACGACGTCATTGCCCTTCTGCCATGACACGCTTCCACGCTTCCAATGGTGACGAGACGGGCTGAAGAAAATGACAGGCCCGTTTTTCGCAGGCGCAAGCTCGGGATGCGCCGCACGATATTCTTTCAGTTTCTGGTCGTCGAATGCGTGCGGCAAATGGAACACGCGCTCTGGCTTCAACCCAAGCCGCTCCACCGAAGGAAACACGTCGGAATTCGTGACAAACACCACCGGCGCGCGCTGATACGAGATGCGGCATATCAGGCCGGTCAGATTGTTTTCGAACGGAATGTCACGAAGTGTCCCGTGCTCGTAGCAGCAGAAGTTCTTGACGCCGTTGATCATAGGTATCAGCCCGTCGATGGCATATCCCTGAATGATGTCATAGTGCGAGAGGATATCCTCGAAGGGCCTTGGATGCAGCGTTATATATTCCTCGCGATAGCTGAGCGATTGACCATCAAGTTCGGAAGGATCCGTCCTGATTTCATCGAGCAATGTTTCAATTTCCCTTGCTCGCGTTACTGGATCAGACATCGATCGTCCCACGCAGCCGGAAGCCGAGACCGGAATGAGCTTGAGCATTGCTCGCTCTAGGAGCGACAGGAAGCGGGAGACCAGCAAGCGGGCAAACGAAGACGACCTCTCCAGAATTCCGCCGACGCGGAGCCGATGAACATCCTCCCGTAACGCACTGAGTGCGTCGCGAGCCTCCGCATCAGCTTGCGGACCGCGACGCGTAGTCTTCAACCATGCCGCAGCTGAGATTCGGTCCAGCCAATTCGCCTCGGATCGGCCCGTGTTGGATTCCGGTCCGAGCACGCCATTTGCCACGAACGTTCCAAGCCAGATTCTATACAGGCTAAGAGGTTGCCTGTTCCCGTCCGATGACCGAGCGCGCCCCCTGAGCCAGAGCAGGAATTTCAGATGTTTAGGAACATATTTGGCGAGGAAGCCCTTGTTGTCGCCGGAACGAGCGTCCTGAAGGGCGGTCAATTCCAATTCCAACCATTTCAAATATGCCGTGGTTCTCCAACCCGCGTTCCTGGCGCGAAGGTATTCAATGCAAAGCGCGGATGGGCCCTGAACGAACCAATGGGGTCGCTTCCATCCCTTCAGGCTTGTCGCCCACCAATCGGGCCTGAAATGATCCTGCCCAAGCGCCGAGGACCCCTCTTGCAGCGCGCCATCCTCCCACTCCGGGCACCCCATGATGTGGTAGTAGTTGTAACATAACACGTCGGCCTGGATGCCGAGCTTCCGCTGAATGCGGGCATTGTTGTAGGCATTGTTGGCTATGTTGCCGATGTGAAGAACGCGAAGCGGCCGGCCCATTCTGCGCTGAAAGTCGTCGATCAAACGCAAGGCGCGTGCGTTTTCCGCCTCGATCGCCTGCGTTGAGTCGATTTGATTCAGGCTACTCTCGAGGCCGGTTTCGACATAGGGAATTGACACTGGTTTAGGCGCCCCGCGCACTGGTAACGCGCCCGCAAGAGCAGTTCGAATGTTCGAGCAGGGATCGTTTTGACGGCATCACGAATTCAGCGACTTCGCGCTTTCGGCGATTGTTGCTTTCAGCGGCTTTGGCAAATCCGCGGTCTCCACATATAGATCCGCCAAATGCTTGCCGAGCGCCTCCACAGAGTAGTTCTTCCGGACATAATCAGGGCCGGCGGCTCCGGCTTCCGAAAGCCGTGTGCGGTCCGAGATCAGCCGACCCAAGACTTCCTTGATCGTATCCGGATTTGCCTCAATGACCGGGCAGGTTTCGCGATCGGCGATCGCTACTCCATCGTGCAAATAGCAGATGACGGGACAGCCCGATGCCATTGCCTCAACGGCAGTCAAGCCGAAGGATCCGCTTATGAGCTGGTCGACAAGAACGTCGATCTTCTGCATCGCCTCCAGTATTTCATGGTGCGGCTTTCCGCTCAGTAGCAAGAGCTCGACTGCATGACCTTCAGCCTGCAGGGAGTGGATTGCGCCTTCCAGATATTTTGTCCCCTTGAAATAGCCGTGGTTCGGAAAGTGACCCACAACCAGCTTGCCATCCCCTTGAGACCAGGATCGTCGGGGAGAGAATTTATTAATATCGACCGTCAGGTACGGCACGTTTCGAGCGCCAGGGATAAGCTTCATGGCCAACCCGTGCGCCACCACGGCAGTCGAGTATTCTCTGATGACCTGCAGCATGGCAGCGCCGCCGGCATCGTCGCAGACACAATAAACCCCGGGATCAGGACATTCGGAGCAGAAGTTCCATTTTCCAAGCGCCAGGTTCTTCTCGCGCATTCTGTGGTCGGCACCGTATGCGTAGGTATAGAGCCGCTTGCCAGCCTGGCGATATATTTCCATCTCGCGCACCGCAATTCCAAAGCGGGGACTGCCATAGCCACCGGCCGGTTCGATGATGCCGCGATCATTGTAAAGATGAAAGAAATCGAAGTTGGCAATGGCCCAAACCAGCATGAGCCATCGAAACAGGAACCAATCCTCACCACGCTCAGCTACAAGACGCGCCTGAATTTCCGAGCATACGACATCAAAGTTCGATGAAGTGTGGTAGGTGGTGAACACCAGCGAGCGGGCGTTCACGCCCAGAGCGCGATCTGCAGCAACGCCTGCGCTCAGATTGACGATCGGCGTGACCCCCCAGAGAGAGTTCATCTCGCCTCGCAGCAGTCGATCCGCAGCGATCACGCGACAATCGGCCACCAGAGCATCCCAGAAGTCGCGCGCATCAGGGGATTGATCGGGATTTAGAAACGGTCGCAGCGCATCCAGCATGGTCGTGAGGAGCTCGTAGTCGCCCTCGGCAGCAACCCGGTTCACATTCTCGATGATCGCCTGATCTACGCGTCTTCGCTGCGGTGTCGACGAAAGCGCAGAGACAGCTGCGCCAAAATTGTGGTTCTTTCGCGCGAGCTGGGAGAGCCTGGGAAAGCACGAGCCCCCCAACATGTAACGAACCGACCGAAATAGCTTCGAAGACACCGGCTGCGTTCCGCACTTGCCTCAAGCGCTGGCTCGATTGATGCAATCAACCACCCGGCGCTGATCCTCCTCCGTCATGTTCGGAAAAATCGGCAATGTGATCGTCGTGTCCTCCGCAAGTGCCGCGTTCGGAAACTGCTCAGGGCGCAGGCCATACTTGTTCTTGTAGTAGCCGAGCCGATGCACCGCATGCGTGCCCGGTCGGGTCTGAATTCCTGCGGCAGCCAGCGCCGCCATCACCGCGTTGCGGCGCTCGCGATGCCCGTCAACGATACGAATAACGTAGGATTGAAATGCATGCCCATCGACGTCGCCGCCGAGCGGTCGCACAATCGAATTGTTCCCGGCGAGCAACTCGGAATAGCGATGGCCGAGACGCCTGCGTTCTGCCAGCAGCCGCTCGAGCTTGCCCATTTGCGCGACCCCAACCGCCGCCTGGATGTCGGACAAGCGCAAGTTGAAGCCGAGATTGTCAAACGTCGCCATCGTCCACGGGCCGTGAGGCTCGATCGACGAATCCGGAGCGCCGGTCGAGCCGTGGTTGCGCTGCGACCGCACGCGTTCCGCAAGATCATCGCGGTTGGTGGTTACGGCGCCGCCCTCACCCGTCGTGACGGCCTTACGCGGGTGGAATGAAAAGCAGCCGATGTCGCCAATCGCGCCAACCAGCCTGCCCTTGTAGGTCGTGCCGATTGCGCATGCGGCGTCTTCGATCACCTGAATGCCACGCGGCCGCGCAATGGCCAGGATCTCGTCCATCGGGGCGGCAAGGCCGAACAGGTGGACCGCGATGATGGCCTTCGTGCGTGGCGTGATCGCGGCTTCCAGCCGTTCCGGATCGATATTGAAAGTCGACAGATCGACATCGACGAAGACGGGCTTCGCACCGACATATTCAGCCGAGTGCGCGCTTGTGACCCACGTGAAAGCGGGAACAATCACCTCGTCTCCCGGCCCAAGCTTCAGGGCCATGGTCGCCAGATGCAGCGCGGCGGTGCAAGACGTACACGCAAGGGCATGCTTGACGTCGTGCTTCTCTGCAATGAGCCGCTCGAATCGTTCTGTGAGCGGCCCCTGCGTAACCCACTTCGAGTCGAGGCACTCTCGCAGCAACGCAATTTCAGCTTCGTCGAAACTCGGTTCTGTGATGTTCATTGGATCGCTACTCTCGATGCCAGGAATCCGGCGGTGCGCTGAGGGACAGGTCTTTGACCTGACCTCAGGCCGAATACACTTCCACTCCGTAAGGTGCCAGCTTCGCCTTCACTTGATCGAAATAGACCGGGCTGATCGCCAACGCCACGTGCCGGATCCCCAATTCCTTGATCTTGTCGAGACCGCCCACCGGACGTCCGTTCAAGCCGCTTCCCCACGTGGAACGATTTTCGTCGAGATACGCCGCGATCTTCCCGGCGTCGAAGCCGAGGTAGAACGGCGCAAACAAGCCCGACGACCCCAAGCCGAAAATGGCGAATGGCTCGCCGGACGCATCGGCTGCCTTGCGGCACCGATCGATCGCATCCATCGCAACCTTGGCCACGGTCGAGTTCTGATCAACCGTGTGCCGAT from Bradyrhizobium sp. B124 includes:
- a CDS encoding formyltransferase family protein, whose protein sequence is MSLDSPKVLYVTCAENGLHGLGQLTKAGIDVAAVVTIPPALGTKYAVSGYVDVSPWCLAHGLNCIRLREYKIEVSDVEAVDFDLLIVNGWNRLIPSEVFSLARLGALGIHAGHPPLGLGRAPLVWSIIHGQSDIEVFVFRLTANADDGDIMATQVVEITEHDDVKTLYEKVMDVGADLFLAAIRKLSAGEAGFSQDRRFLSHFPKRTEADGLIDFAMTDRQICDFVRAQVPPYPGAFTYLGSEKWKVLRVQRYDRFLFRDHPRVPGRILRVLPSGVIVQTGAAPVWIRHATVDGTDIDPMSRPEIVGRRFGVDLD
- a CDS encoding glycosyltransferase family 4 protein, encoding MTSVDTPGVIARSPQPQGLDWHRRFQEQHGRALRVLHLGNIANNAFNNARIQRQHGIDAYVIAYENYHIMASPEWEEATFEGDLGDPFFPDWTGVDLGGYQRPRWFASGPLNLCCSMIAAEVGGQPDLAEEFRRSLDRARQSVCSQRVSARVIRLGQKIRRRIRRSPAMARDIVMRRVLAKDDPEQQRLVDVWRQGRAPGSPPSTPDFGSYRARLAPLTGLLDRFDVIQAYATDGAWPLLAQRPYFAYEHGTLRAIPFQDDSLGRLTATVFLGADHVFVTNIDCVPAARRLGVPPDRITPLPHAFDDTKLVEFWARNSAIRPPDDQVVVFHPTRQDWRDADPSLVKGNDRLIRAFARVAQQAPTLRLAMIAWGRDLDASRELIRSLGLDDKVQWLAPMRKPELWRTYLRSHAVLDQFVLPSFGGITFEALALGRRVITNVDSGMAEEFFSEAPPTLSASTESEIAEALRKIVADRDDRHGLGAAGAAWIQKYHSAARIVELQLAAYRRQIESVPA
- a CDS encoding glycosyltransferase gives rise to the protein MLTTWSIARSPGRGTIVRYKLQALPQKLLGLVATALSIVILTLAICVAPALGAVRLRRGQPRSLWGVTPILTLQLKSRADRELGFRSTSLVYVTYIITSRFDLNLQRPYMLALRFGLGLAFQRLVLAWALVRYDVFHFFADRGLLDSTERLQINSEELAALRRAGKRVYIYAYGADVRTRLATLALGKWNFCVDCTEPPKYCACHDAEAQHYVSELTKSVTALVSLGDMLTYMPAAKHINYWPLDLDRFKAVLPDAPPSGPLRIAHAPNHTHFKGSKYLERTIDRLKVQGHDIEYCKIQGVPNSEVLALFAQSDIVADQFIGGAYGYTALEAMALGKPVLSYVRSPDLVEAPEECPIINATPDELEQALLWVIRNRDSLRTIGEQGRRYVERWHGISAIAARLGQLYRDTASFPPGVVDRIRSQQEQEEARRNAIPLVGNWQHPFQIARQPVSEGLSALAGTSPR
- a CDS encoding glycosyltransferase family 4 protein codes for the protein MMLKQISSFIKQYPPLFRALRPVFYFLFGRWNALVSELVIRRAQFAQARIPKMSAAGDAKSRNRQIGRSASGREVVMLVVSDLRVDPRVEREARALGAAGYDVTVICPEPSKGAGATFNLDWGPHVHIQHADWTAATFMSEQPGYLAEQLYLEAVKRKPFAYHAHDLSTAYAAMAAAKYRGAHLVVDFHEWFSENVHWNTKQSAWAPYPSEWKRALQELEVRCLNEASATITVCDSIADAMEAELGGSRPVVVRNIPDIAVTPSREYPPLKQQLGLPDSTFVLLWQGGTGPTRLIEPIIESLAYAPDCIFVIRGPSLDLFGPDYLALAQRTGVEDRVVLAPPVPSKDVVAAARGADAGIWTLPALCRNFTFALPNKIFEYLAADLPVLVAQYPEAKRLVVENEVGLTFDPYDPRSIAESINRLVQDKQLRATFAASTRKTLARLDAKSEWQKVVSLYESLSPRKPPQRGSTQ
- a CDS encoding glycosyltransferase; its protein translation is MSIPYVETGLESSLNQIDSTQAIEAENARALRLIDDFQRRMGRPLRVLHIGNIANNAYNNARIQRKLGIQADVLCYNYYHIMGCPEWEDGALQEGSSALGQDHFRPDWWATSLKGWKRPHWFVQGPSALCIEYLRARNAGWRTTAYLKWLELELTALQDARSGDNKGFLAKYVPKHLKFLLWLRGRARSSDGNRQPLSLYRIWLGTFVANGVLGPESNTGRSEANWLDRISAAAWLKTTRRGPQADAEARDALSALREDVHRLRVGGILERSSSFARLLVSRFLSLLERAMLKLIPVSASGCVGRSMSDPVTRAREIETLLDEIRTDPSELDGQSLSYREEYITLHPRPFEDILSHYDIIQGYAIDGLIPMINGVKNFCCYEHGTLRDIPFENNLTGLICRISYQRAPVVFVTNSDVFPSVERLGLKPERVFHLPHAFDDQKLKEYRAAHPELAPAKNGPVIFFSPSRHHWKRGSVSWQKGNDVVIRAAAEIARERTDFKLVFVEWGQEVADSKELIEELGLSKLVEWVPTMSKRELWQRYCVSHAVVDQFVIPALGGVGFETMALGVRLISIIDRQQTALFFGQEPPLLAAGNVAECAARMREVIQDPLDTQGRGRAATQWMSTFHSAERIVALQCKAYSNLLVGQW